In Rhodamnia argentea isolate NSW1041297 chromosome 1, ASM2092103v1, whole genome shotgun sequence, the genomic window TTTCGTTTGGTAATAATCGTTAATCAGCGGCGCGGCGATGATGAATCCACCATGCTTGTCACCTTGAAAATTCTGGCGAATGCACTTCCTCGGGGAAGCTTGTACCGGTAGAGGCGAAGCCCGGACACGAAAATGAGGAGAGCCAAGCACAAAGCTGCGATCGATATCTTGAAGCTCCAACGCCAGCCCAAGTTCTCCTCCACCCAGACCATGACGGTCGCCGTCACGAGGCCGCCGGTgcacaaggagaagaagaaccAATTGAAGAAGGCAGAGACAAGCCTCTGATTGCCATGGTCTAGTTGGTCGGCGCCGTGCGTGGGCAGAGACGCCTTGATCCCGCCGACTCCGGTGGCCATCGCGTAGAGGCCAAAATAGAGGACAGCAGCTTGGTACTTGTTGGGTCTTCTGTGGTCTGGAGGTTGGAGTGATTTGGAGTGAGCTTGAATTGTCAGCACGATTAGTCCCTATAGAGCAAAATTTGCACCATCTCACATGCATATTCTGGGCAAACAATCAAGTTAAATGTACTCGAATTTGCGATAGCTTCGGCCTTAGAGCTTTCTGGTTCAATTAAATCAGCAACCATTTAACCGTACCAGCAATTCGACGGTGCAAGAGACGGCAAAGGTCACGAATCTGGTGAGGAAGGAGTCGCTGATGAAGCCCGCAAAGATGGTGAGGAGGAAGGAGGTGCCCATGAAGTTGGTGACCATGTTTGCAGCGACGGCGGTCGGGTAATGCATTGTCCCTATGAAGTAGGCCACAAAGTTTGAGCCATTTGACAGGAACACCATGTTCTCCAGCACTTCCACCGCTAGACATGCCCCAAAAATCAAAGCACTTGAGCAAGAACTCATTCTGAAGGACATGTAGTGTCCCAAAATTACATAGAATTTTGACAGATGCATTTCAATTGATGCATGCATGAAGAGAGAGGCCTTCTACTGTACTTTCAAAGGATGTATCTTTTAGGAATTCAGAGGATCCTGTCCGGTGATCACCCTAGAAATGACTAGTCGCCCTAGTACATATACGAAAGGAGTCTTGACGCGAAATGAAATAAATTACCACAAGTAAGCGATGCGGGTCTTATGCCGCCGTGTTCCTCGGAATCAGCTTTCCTTCCTTTCCAATCCACATATTCATCCCTCTCATTTGCTCTCACTTCAGTATCCTGCACTTCACAGCAAGATCAGTACAGAAAGATAGATCTTGTCATCGACTTAAGCTTGTCGATGGTTCATTCTGTTTCCTGGTCATCCTAACTTAGCACACGGTAAAAAACCGGACACAGGAAGTGATCGGCACCCGAAGATCCCCAAAGATCGGTGGGAACATCGGCAAAATTACCGGTGTTTTGGCGGGTCGTCCCCAGAAAACAATGAaacaacaggaaaaaaaaaaaaaaatcttaccatGAAGAAATCCACCGAAACCTCAAGCCTCTCGCCcttgagaaaagagaagaaccaGTATGAGATTGAGAGACCAGAACAAAGTGCGAAGGTAGCTCGAAGACATGCACCAGTAGAGCCAGAACAAAGACATGCGCAATGCCCAGACGGCCTTTTAATCCAGGTGCGTCTGAAAAGCCAGAGTTAAATGCCAAGGTCCGCATTGAATGCCTCGCGGACCGATGGACGTGAGCCGGGGCGGTGCTCTAACCAATTGAACTACGATCCCCAAGAATCCcgaatccatttatttttcgGGTACTGCCCAAATCGGATTAGAATATCTAGTAAGCAAATTCAGAAACGTGCCATATTCGGGATGTAGTATTCAATTACTTGCGGTTGTTAGAACATGATGCGCGGATTTGACTTTGCTTTTTGCCAATCTGGTCCCCGCATTTATGTTCTTTGCTGACTTCATTTCCAGGCCAACGACTAGGCGGTGAAGAGGAGTCGCGGTCATCACTACTTTACCAAGTATTCACTGCGAactatgttttttgtttatttgaattttgtttgcaattttttttaaaattcgtggtATGCTCGAATTTTAAAGGTCTTTCGACCTAATTGTCGGATATTAGTCCCATATTTGTGTTCACTTTTGACTTCATTTCCGGCATGCGTGTACCCAAGTGTGCGCTCAtatacaataataataataatcattcatcATGTCGAGAATTGTGATGAAAGAGAGAATGAGTCACACTGATCACTCTCTTCCTTAGTAAATTTTGTTGTAAATTGTTGATTTATTTGGATTTTATTAACATAATGTCGGGAAAAgcatcaaaaaagttctaaatttattgtattaatgtcaattcggtcctaaatcttttctatttatgccaattgagttcaacCGGCCAATTTTGGCGATAATCGCCGATGTGGACTCCGGATGTCTAACGTGGCAAGACCGGCGCCGACGTTgacatttttagtatttttaaaacatatttaataattttttgattttttcgtttttctttttttttttttttgtacacttttttttttattgagggccgGCGATCATCAAGCCTGGGCGAGGGTGTCGCGGCCCCACCTGGGGTCCGCAATGGTTGGCCAGCAACCCTTGCCAgccctcaataaaaagaaaaaaaaacagtagaaaaaaaagtaaaaaattatttaaaaatataaataaaatatgtaCGTCGGCGTCAACCATACCACATGGGACCACCGATGTTCACATCGGTGCATTCAGGCCAAAATTGAtaggatagactcaattagcacaagcGCAAAAAGTATAAGacaaaattggcatcaataaaaggtttagaattgaattgacactaattttaataggtttatgacttttttgacactttttcccaTAATATCCGACTAAAATATATAGGTAGGTACAATATTCAAATTTAAATGTGtttgccatttctttttatCATGACTGAGTTAATTTTCGGCCGCTAATATGAcatttcttgtttattttcaaTGTGAGCAGAGTCAGGCTTTTATGAGTGGAAATGAATAAGATAGCGCAAGTAATAATTTGGTCAATTAGGAATTCCACTTATAATTTTCTTCTGTGAGGGTGTAGTCTGCAATAATAACTGtttttcaatagaaaaattatatataaagaTGTAAATGCGGGATTTCGTTTAAAGATATCAACTTTTAATTGCGAACTTCTacctacaatttttttttttttggtcgaaaaattatttgaaaactgGAGAAGAAAATAGCCGCTTCGTTCTGGCATTCACAGGTGGGCTTTTAACTGACTCCAGAGCAATGGGCCCAAAACGGAGTGGGCCAGCACAGCTGACATGATTGGGCTTGGTCCAACTTTAGGCCCATCACATATACGAACTCAGCCTTCTCCCTTGCTCCAACGTATATAACTGGTCGCTAAACCCTAGCTGCCTCCTCGTCCTCTCTCTTTAGGATTTCACAGCGGAAGAGCTCGGCGTCGTCTCCCTCAGGTCTGTCGCCCTCTCTTGACGAAGTTTGTATGTTTGCCTAGTTAAGGCTCGACTTGTTCCGCTTTTTTGTTCTGTAGAATGTTAATTTTGCGTTATCGATCTTCTGGTTCGGTTTTGGTGTTCCTTCTAGTTACGTTCAGCTCCCGAGCTAGGTtattgttgctgttgttgtcaAGCGTGCGTTTTTTGTGAGGAATAAGGATGTGCTTGCTCGGCGGAGTATGAATTAGATTGCGTCGAGTTGAGTTCTAGCTACCGAGATCTCCATTTGGAATCGCATCGTGATCCTCTGTCGCTGAATCAATTGATTCTGAGCCAGTGACTTTTTACCTAGGGTGCTCTCCTGTGGTTTTTATGGGTAGGCTATTGTTGCATTGCCTAGGGTGATTATCCGGGCTGATTGTctgtttccttttctcttttggcgTTAAAATGATACAGAAGCAATGGCTGTTCCTCTGCTATCCAAGAAGATCGTGAAGAAGCGCGTGAAGCAGTTCAAGAGGCCTCAAAGTGATCGTAAGATTTCTGTCAAGGTATGGAAAATGGCACAGAATGtgcattttgtattttctaaccATGAGGGCATCAGTTAATGTCTTGTTGTTACGCTAGCAAGCCGAATCTTTTTCATGTAGGGATTAGGGATTTGTGGGTTTTTCCTGAAGCTCTAATGCTTGAAGGCCGTTGGTTTTTAAAGGCTTTGATGGTTTGCTGAATTTATTGTGTCTGTGATGGGTTCACTAAATATTTTCCGACGTTCATTATCATAAATATCTCAATACAGTTGACAGCATATGCTGAAAGGTTCTCAGCTCTAGAATTTGACCAGAGAAATCTGTCATGACTTGTACACTCAATGGAAGCCTGGAGGCACTCTGAGCAAATATAGGctgttcatttgatttttgtatacAGGATCGTGTTGTGTCTTCTCTAATTTATCATGGAAAAATGGGCAGTTAAACTATGTTTCTTCAGTCCGCGcccccccgaaaaaaaaaaaaagagactatGTTTCTTTAGACAGGGTGCTGTGTTTGTTGATGTCagcttgtccttttcttttgaaaataacttGTGGGAACGATTAAATTGTTTTTCTCTGTTCGTTTCATTATTTTGTATTGTCTGGTTGTTTGCCTAATCTTAATACTCCCGAAGGGAATTGAATTTGCTTTGCTCTGAGTTGCTGAAAGATATTTTGCGACTGATTTTTAATATGACTGTCCCTGCTGTAATTGTTGAGACGAAGATTATTGGGACAATCTGTCATCAATTTTTTAATCTCTGAATAGATGTACCAGGGGAATAAGGTCATCTCTTTGACGAATCTCTTGTATGCAGACGAACTGGCGGAGGCCTAAGGGTATTGATTCTCGTGTAAGGAGGAAGTTCAAGGGATGCACTTTGATGCCCAACATTGGTTATGGGTCAGACAAGAAGACCCGCCATTATCTTCCTAATGGATTTAAGAAATTTGTGGTGCACAATGTCAGTGAGCTGGAACTTTTGATGATGCACAACAGGTATGTTGCTGATGTCTCCTCTTTTGTCCTTACATATCGAGCTCTCCGACAGAGCCACACTAACGTGGTTAACTATCTGACATTTGCTCCATCTTAGTTGTGATTGCTTGCTCACGGCCTCTTCACTCGATTTCAGGACCTACTGTGCTGAGATAGCGCACAATGTGTCGACCAGGAAGAGAAAGGAGATAGTTGAGCGGGCAGCACAACTTGACGTTGTTGTTACCAACAAGTTGGCCAGGTTGCGCAGCCAGGAGGACGAATGAGCTCGAGACGCGTTGTTTTCGAATGGCAGTGTATTAGTCCTTATCATAATATCCATGGATGGGAATTTTCCTCATGattttgttttggctttgaaaGTAAACATTTaggcttttcatcgatcaatcCAGTTGTTGAACATCTTGCACTGGCTATCTCTAATACTTTATTTGACGAGGGTATTAAATCTTACCTGCCTCTAGTTTTTGTTCCCCTATATTGTTCGGTTACATAGGTGCGTACTTGGCTGTTATCTGGGGTCTATGGCTGCCCCAAGTATCCCCAAACATTACGCATTTCAGGTGACTTTGGTTGTTTTGGTTTGGTATGCTTAGTATTATGTGGAGACTTATTACATTTGATAGCTTGGAACTCACTACAGAAGTGTTCTGAATTGTCGACTCGTGCTTTTGATGTCTTTACTGCCGTTACCGTTTAGAGAGCTTGAGCGGGTTTAGTCTTGCCTGGTTTTGATATGTATTTTCGAAGTGCCAGGTCTCGTGCTCCATCACAATTTTCAGTAAAAGATACTGACCTATAGCATATAAACAGGTTTGTGAACACATCTAAATATATCATGGCAATGAAATTGATACAAAAGGTTGCGGTCAATAAGGTAAAGcggtcataaaaaaatgaacacaTTATCTAATGCATTCGACTGGATGAGAAAGTAGATCAGATCTTGACACTGTGCGTCTCTTGTTCGATCCGACTCCGACCCAACTCTTTGGTGC contains:
- the LOC115753317 gene encoding protein NRT1/ PTR FAMILY 4.2-like, which gives rise to MRTLAFNSGFSDAPGLKGRLGIAHVFVLALLGERLEVSVDFFMDTEVRANERDEYVDWKGRKADSEEHGGIRPASLTCAVEVLENMVFLSNGSNFVAYFIGTMHYPTAVAANMVTNFMGTSFLLTIFAGFISDSFLTRFVTFAVSCTVELLGLIVLTIQAHSKSLQPPDHRRPNKYQAAVLYFGLYAMATGVGGIKASLPTHGADQLDHGNQRLVSAFFNWFFFSLCTGGLVTATVMVWVEENLGWRWSFKISIAALCLALLIFVSGLRLYRYKLPRGSAFARIFKVLASTARNQKASLAERSRRTGVNSEVNTFAANGRLPKKFKFLDKALADDTVSASEVEETRAFFGLIPIFASTILMNCCLAQLQTFSVEQGSVMDRMIRNFKIPTQSLTVLPLTIMLASIPVYERFRGVLGDKQRARAGRIFEPLPRIGLGLALASLSMAIAAAVEVKRRGAAANGVVLSVFWLAWQYLLIGVSDMLTLGGMLEFFYSRAPGSMRSACTALAWCSTSMGYFLSSALVSAINSASGRFGREWLGGNDLNRARLDLYYALLCVLNFLNLLNYIFWAKMY
- the LOC115753320 gene encoding 60S ribosomal protein L32-1, giving the protein MAVPLLSKKIVKKRVKQFKRPQSDRKISVKTNWRRPKGIDSRVRRKFKGCTLMPNIGYGSDKKTRHYLPNGFKKFVVHNVSELELLMMHNRTYCAEIAHNVSTRKRKEIVERAAQLDVVVTNKLARLRSQEDE